A stretch of DNA from Oryza brachyantha chromosome 9, ObraRS2, whole genome shotgun sequence:
TCCACGCTCATTCCGTCCTTCTCAAAGACAAAGCCTTCCGCAATCCATCTCCTCGTCAATCGCTTCCTGCCGATTCTGTGTCCCTTGGGGAAGATGCTCAAGTAGAGCGAGCAAGTCTTGATTTCTGCAGGCATGTCATTGTAACAATGGCTGATGATCCTGGCTACTTCTTCCTGGTTGACTTCTTTTTTTGCATCTCTTGTTGATTCTGGGAACAGAGAACTGCAGATGTTTAACGGTAATTTGTCTGGGTTACAAGCCACAAGACCAGCCACAGTAACTATTGCCAGTGGCAACCCCCCACACATCTTCCAGACATTCTCCAGAATATTCTCCACCTCTTTGGTACCTTTTGATTCATCGAAGGCCTGAGTAAATAGCTGTTTCGATTCATTGAGATCAAGGGGTTTGACTTCTCGAGAATGATCAGAATTTGGATCCCTTGCACATGTTGTGGCAACAGCTTGAAACCGTGTGGTCACAATTACTTTGCTGCCTTTTTCAGGAAGAGAGTTTCTAATCTTGGTCCATGTCGCTGTCGACCACACATCATCAATTAAGAACAAGCATCTGCATTTGTCCcgaaaaaatagttaaagGTGAATAACACGCACCGTATATCAGTAAATCATTTGGAGAAATAGTTAAGAGGATTCCATTTTAAATTTCTCCGAGTAATTCTTACCATGAATGTTGCCCAAAGCTTGAATGATCTAGCTAGGTAGCTAGCTAATACTAGTAGGGTCTAcctaatgatcaaatgtttgaaaattttaatttcatcaatcaaattcaGTCACTACTATTGGATGATGATTTGAAGACATGCACCCAAGTCAAAAGGTCACACACACCCTCTCCCATGCATTGCGCATGTGTTTgactgaaaaacaaaaaatcaaacgtttgatcaatagcaaaagtgattCTAGTACATTTAGCTCACTATTGAGGTAATTAAGCTGAAAAGGAAATGAGAAGGGAGAAGAGCCATGGGGATTGATTTGATGTAGAGCACCTTTTTCGTTTGGACAAACGCCTGTCGAGCATCTTGGTGGTTTTGTGTCGCGGAGTATTGCCGGAGGTGCCGCCGATGGCACACCTGGCCATGACTCCGCGGAGGCCTTTGAGGAGACGGTTGTCGCTGTGGCCACCTTGCTGCTCTTGATTGTTGTGGGAGGTGACTTGATCCTTGATGTTTTTTAGGATAGCATCAACGTCGGAGGTCTGTGACACTGTGATCATCGCACGTTGGTCGAACTGATCTCCGAATTCGCGGTAGAGGGAGTTGGCGAGGCTGGTCTTCCCCACCCCTCCGTACCCAACGATGGCCAGCACCCCCGCCTTGTCCTTGTCGGCGATCCAATTCTTGAGTGCATCATCCATGTACTTGTTCAGTCCCACGGGTTCCTTGGTCACGACAAGCTCAAGGCTGGGGTCCTGGTTACTGGCGGCGTCGAATCCAGCTTTCCTGGAGCTGGCCGGCGGCTTGTCGCTGCCGTCGGCAGGATCGGGGGTCTTGGGGTTTTCGACGCCGtagcgctgccgccgctcgccgatCTGCTGCGCCCGCATCTTGAGGCTGGCGATcttggcggcgacgtcgcggcgGGGCCACCAGGTGAGGACCTCGTAGACGCTGTTGGAGAGGAAGTAGCAGCAGACGTCCCGGCTGAGGCCGTGGATCCGGTTGGCGGAGTCGTCGACGCAGTCCTCGATGTCGTAGGTGATGTCCCGGATCTGCTTCATCCAGTCCCTGACGCGGTGGTCGTCGACGCGGCCTCCGCCCGTTTCGCCCAGCTGGCGGAGGAACGCCTGCATGCTGGTGAGCTCGTCGTTGATGAAGTGGAGGTCTCCCTCCACGCCGCGGATGAGCGAGTACTCCTGCGCGAGGAGCCCGCCGAGCTTGCCCAGCAGGGACTTCACCGTGGACTCCGATGCGCCCACCACCAGCTCCATGGCGCCGCCCGAGGTCACTGtgcttcgccggcggccggaggcGAGGGTGGAAATGGAATGGATTCACTATTCAGTGGTCAACGGCGACCGGAACAGGTGGGGGATGAATGGATGATGTTAGAACGAACGAACGCAGCTTGTTGAGTCCTGGAGTACTCATTAATCTTTGTTGCAACTTGCGAGCAAGCAATTTCTTTTTGATTTAAAATTCCGTTTAACTTGCTCTGCGTTAATTGCAAccagcaattttacagtactgAGGTAAGAAGTACCAAAGTTTACATAAAACTTTTAGGAACTCTTACTgcaatattattatatgaggaaataaattttataaaacaaaattgatattattgGATGTGTACTCCAAATTACTGTTATGATTATATGTTTCAcccataaataatatatattattatagtaaTCTTTAGCATTTAATCGACCAATATCCTAACGAAACAAAACTCAAACTTTTGAAATGGAGGTGGTAATTTGCAGCATATATGAATGAATGTCCTCATTACATTTACATATCATAACTTAAATCTTTGATGCTGTTGGCTCCTGATGGGCCATATTTATGGAGCTAGAGATTACGAGAAGCGATTTCGATGATAGTGGGTGAGAATCGGGAAAGTACTAGACGATAGATTCAACTATATTAACCTAGAGATATACAAGATATTAATATAGACGTATATTAAACCGCAATCTGATGGAGTTCGGGTGTACCGGAGGTCGACGTGTCCCTGTATGGCACGACGTTTGTTCACATAATACAGTATGCTGAAACCTGGTACAAGTGTACAACACAACTAGTCAATGGGACAGAAATTCTACAAAACGGTCTAAGCTGATATGTGGATATCTACATATGCATATCAATTTGATACCTAGGTATTAGAACGGCGTAGGGTTGTGTAGTCCCCCTCAAATCAATAAGGTGAAGAAGCCAGCAACACCTGATCTAGTACGCAGTTTCGCGGGAGACAAatgccacacacacacatacccTTCTTTACTTATAAATAGATTCGAGACAAAACTTTTGGGATGCATCGACAAATTGGGCTAGGGGCAATAATGGGCATCATAGCCATAGCCTAAATGAACCCGTGGCCTCAACCAACGGTTAACAAAAACATCAGATAACACAGGGATTGGGAGGATACACAGCCCAGCATCGCAAGAAAGCTACTTGAGGGACTAAGCCAGTATCAGACGTGCTATGGTGCTCCAATGCAGCAAGCCTGCTGTCCACTCCCACAAAGCCTCATGGTGTCCATTAGAAGCCTCTGCGCGGTGGTCGCTCCTCCGCGACATTCACTCTCAGGGCACGGCCATCCAAACTCTGTTGAATTCAGATTGCAAAAGCATAAGAAGGGTAGAAAGAAGGACATGGAACTTCTTCATGGTATCATGGTATGAACCAATTAGCATCAGTCCACAGCTTTGCTGCAACACTGATTACCAGTTTTTGCATAATCCAGTTGTAAAGATGTAAGTGAATCGAATATACACTAACCTGTCCATCAAGGGCCGCAATTGCATCATCCAATTCTTCCTGTGTCGCCATTGTTACAAAGCCAAATCCTCGTGAACGCCCAGATTCTCTGTCATAGACAACTCTGGCATCAACTACTTTGCCGTGCTCGCTGAACAGCTGTACCAACCTAGAGTCATCCACTTGCCATGGCAGATTGCCCACATAGATCCTGAAAGAAGGCCCAAACTGACGGGGAGGTCTTTCCACCCGAGCGCCTCTAGGAGCTGCCTTGTTTACAGTCAGAAGCCTTCCGTTTACATCCTGTAGATATCAAAGGTTAGCCAGCAAACTTGCAATTTCAACATTCTTTCCCAAATATGAAGAAACTCTTCGAGAATATCGTAGTAGCAACAGAAGAGCAAGTAAAATATCAGTTTCAAGGAAacttaaatatagaaataggCAAATATTTAGAAGTGCAGTCCTCATATCAGTTCATAAAGTAGACGACATGTGCCCAatgcaattatatttttttaagtaggcAATATCGTGCTCCTTTAAATGAGGAACTAAAGAGAAGTACATGTACATCCATGATTGCTAACAATGATAAGCCCATGAGCTTGACTGTGATGCTCTCTAACGGCAATATTATACTACATCGATAAAATAATCCTGATCATTGATTTTGATTTCTATTATTAGTAGGGAAAAGTATTCTACTATCCGTAGTTGATGtggtagtataaatagatttaaTCTATTGgattggaaaaataaatggtttaGATTAATTCTACTACGAGTAGAGAGCATTGTAACACTTATAAGCCCATAGCACAATACCACATCGACCTatcaaagaaaacaaatgcagATGCAAGGTGGAATAATCCCATCACATATGCAATTATGCATACagtaagaacaaaaattactGGATCCACTGAGAACATGAGCTGCAAATAACATAGGAAAGTGGGTTATCATAATTTGAACTAACACAGTAGAGTGATGCAGATATGGAAAGAGACTCACATAGCGATGGAACATCTCGACAGCCTTCTCAGCCTCCTCAACAGTGCTCATGGTGACAAATCCAAATCCACGACTCCGATCCGTTTCTCTGTTGTAAATGACCTGAGTACACACAAGGTTCATTCAATTCGTTCACAATGCATATCCTAATA
This window harbors:
- the LOC102704551 gene encoding disease resistance protein Pik-2-like, yielding MELVVGASESTVKSLLGKLGGLLAQEYSLIRGVEGDLHFINDELTSMQAFLRQLGETGGGRVDDHRVRDWMKQIRDITYDIEDCVDDSANRIHGLSRDVCCYFLSNSVYEVLTWWPRRDVAAKIASLKMRAQQIGERRQRYGVENPKTPDPADGSDKPPASSRKAGFDAASNQDPSLELVVTKEPVGLNKYMDDALKNWIADKDKAGVLAIVGYGGVGKTSLANSLYREFGDQFDQRAMITVSQTSDVDAILKNIKDQVTSHNNQEQQGGHSDNRLLKGLRGVMARCAIGGTSGNTPRHKTTKMLDRRLSKRKRCLFLIDDVWSTATWTKIRNSLPEKGSKVIVTTRFQAVATTCARDPNSDHSREVKPLDLNESKQLFTQAFDESKGTKEVENILENVWKMCGGLPLAIVTVAGLVACNPDKLPLNICSSLFPESTRDAKKEVNQEEVARIISHCYNDMPAEIKTCSLYLSIFPKGHRIGRKRLTRRWIAEGFVFEKDGMSVEEVAETYFNHLIRRKIVRAVKHSSSGKVKHCVVHDMILEHIVAKAAEENFITVVGGHWFMQPASSKVRRLSLQGSDAKRSKDTEKMNLTHVRSLTMFDNLNQLPSHSFRFGIVQVLDLEGCKGFRKQHTKEICEMVLLKYLSLRGTDAKKLHNTIKNLLKLETLDVRETKIVELPKAICNLERLVNIFGGNKITRQALKLPDELMKRTKMRAMRVLSGVEIAGEAGVLHHLTELRKLAIYKLNIKSDMALKDLLSSIWYLGGYSLHTLLIEDESPELLQLMSSLPSPPKFLTALELSAKIVKLPDWIAQLDVLNKLTLSVTALRTDNLEDLSKLKALFSLTFSLAPSKQDPETVTMIQGNRAYPKADIIIPAGGFEKLKLLRFSAPFLPLLTFSRKAMEHLQRLELRFSMLEGLHGVEFLESLKEVHLSLRMKKQDHPEINEKAAEHIKKWIEDDITGSNGSSKAKIIFDQYYEGL